In Xylanibacter ruminicola 23, a single genomic region encodes these proteins:
- a CDS encoding glycoside hydrolase 43 family protein codes for MKRTILMAVVCLPLLASAQYVSKVWSPEKGDGTYTNPVINADYSDPDVCVGASGEDYYMTASSFQCVPGLPILHSKDLVNWEIINYALGNLYEGDEALLEHFSSPRHGAGVWAPSIRYHAGWYYIYWGDPDFGVYMVKTQDPAGKWEAPVCVIKGQGYIDTTPLWDDDGRCYLVNGWANSRSKFASVLTVRELSADGTRVIGQPVIVFDGNGTENRTCEGPKFYKRDGWYWIMCPAGGVPTGFQLAMRSRSPYGPYEHKIVLAQGKTTINGPHQGGWVHTKYGEDWFLHFQDKEAYGRVVHLNPVDWSTGWPIMGKKGEPVTTYKKPKSSSTLVINPVESDEFNSNKLGLQWQWHANYDEKFGMPTAFGTYRIYNYKLSDNFVNFWEVPNLLLQKTPADKFTATTKIRFTSKAEGQMGGLIMMGLDYSALVVKRVGKQFQLLQLTCKAADKGTPQTEQLIATLKPSAEDKIDYKPAIHMDIYLRLSVDNSKLKFAYSLDGKKFKSCGTEFQMREGKWIGAKFGYVSVDDNAKSDRGNLDADWIRVTP; via the coding sequence ATGAAAAGAACGATTTTAATGGCAGTTGTCTGCCTGCCTCTTTTAGCTTCGGCTCAGTATGTGTCGAAGGTGTGGAGCCCCGAAAAGGGCGATGGCACCTACACCAATCCTGTGATTAATGCTGATTATAGCGACCCCGATGTGTGCGTGGGTGCCAGCGGCGAGGATTATTACATGACGGCTTCGTCGTTTCAGTGCGTGCCTGGTCTGCCCATCCTGCACTCCAAGGATTTGGTAAACTGGGAGATTATTAATTATGCATTAGGCAATCTGTACGAGGGCGATGAGGCTTTGCTCGAGCATTTTAGTTCGCCTCGTCATGGTGCTGGCGTTTGGGCACCCAGTATCCGCTATCATGCCGGCTGGTACTATATCTATTGGGGCGATCCCGACTTTGGTGTGTATATGGTAAAAACACAGGATCCTGCCGGCAAGTGGGAGGCTCCCGTTTGTGTGATTAAAGGGCAGGGGTATATCGATACCACGCCGCTTTGGGACGATGATGGACGCTGCTATCTGGTTAACGGATGGGCCAACAGTCGTTCTAAGTTCGCCTCGGTACTCACGGTGCGTGAATTATCAGCTGATGGCACTCGTGTCATTGGCCAGCCTGTGATTGTTTTTGATGGCAACGGCACTGAGAATCGTACTTGTGAGGGACCGAAATTCTACAAGCGCGATGGTTGGTACTGGATTATGTGTCCTGCAGGCGGCGTGCCCACTGGCTTCCAGTTGGCCATGCGTAGTCGCAGCCCTTATGGTCCTTATGAGCATAAGATAGTATTAGCTCAGGGCAAAACTACTATCAACGGCCCTCATCAGGGTGGTTGGGTACATACCAAATACGGCGAGGATTGGTTCCTGCATTTCCAGGATAAAGAGGCTTATGGTCGTGTGGTTCACTTGAATCCCGTTGATTGGAGCACCGGTTGGCCCATCATGGGTAAGAAGGGCGAGCCTGTAACTACCTATAAGAAACCAAAGAGCAGTTCAACGCTGGTGATTAATCCTGTTGAAAGCGACGAGTTTAATAGTAACAAGCTAGGCCTGCAGTGGCAATGGCATGCCAACTACGATGAGAAATTCGGTATGCCCACCGCCTTTGGCACCTATCGTATCTATAATTATAAACTCTCGGATAACTTCGTGAACTTCTGGGAGGTGCCCAATCTGTTGCTCCAGAAAACACCTGCCGATAAGTTTACCGCTACCACCAAAATCCGCTTTACTTCGAAAGCTGAAGGACAGATGGGCGGCCTCATTATGATGGGCCTCGACTATTCGGCGTTGGTAGTAAAGCGTGTGGGTAAGCAGTTCCAATTGCTGCAACTCACCTGTAAGGCAGCCGATAAAGGCACTCCGCAGACAGAGCAGCTGATAGCAACCCTAAAACCCTCAGCCGAGGATAAGATCGATTACAAACCAGCTATCCACATGGATATCTATCTCCGTTTGAGTGTAGATAACTCTAAGTTGAAGTTCGCCTACAGTCTGGATGGCAAGAAGTTCAAATCCTGTGGTACTGAGTTCCAGATGCGCGAGGGCAAATGGATTGGCGCTAAGTTCGGTTATGTATCTGTAGATGATAATGCTAAATCCGATCGTGGCAATCTGGATGCCGACTGGATTAGGGTAACACCATAA
- a CDS encoding DUF5115 domain-containing protein, which yields MKKILSMMGIALLMASCTEDYKDWAAPIANGPEDAISVGFTASPSSAINFADYTEDTYKLFDATITGVEGATATYGAEITNEDGSKAITLELDENNNVNTAELESAVYALWGRRPVARTIPVNIAALINVNGVSYASQGSTTLTATPNAPEIEEAYYITGTVNGWDNTNTDYELSNGGADPYENSIFTVMIPGEKVTGDIEFKVTPKSGIGGDWSKCLTASDNEGVFATNNKGGNLKVAYVEGAKFYRITFDMMNQAWSSEALKFGDYFYEIGNESGWGTAHALYGANGDGKFLGYYYLDGEFKFKPNADDWNDDLEYVSGDNMSGTLQSSGGPNCPDPGAGFYQINLDAAAMTYSLTKVEVISIIGDFNGWGADVDMTYNKEAGCWEATAEVNANGFKFRMNHDWAISWGGANGDGKLYDNLTQNNGANIVVDAAGTYKFQLYLSCEGKNKVVITKQ from the coding sequence ATGAAAAAAATATTGTCAATGATGGGTATAGCCCTGCTGATGGCAAGCTGTACCGAAGATTATAAGGATTGGGCCGCCCCTATTGCCAATGGCCCTGAGGATGCTATCAGTGTAGGCTTCACAGCCTCTCCCTCGAGTGCAATTAACTTTGCCGACTATACTGAAGACACCTATAAACTGTTCGATGCTACGATTACAGGCGTTGAGGGTGCTACAGCAACGTATGGCGCTGAGATTACAAACGAGGATGGTAGCAAGGCTATCACTCTGGAGTTGGACGAGAACAATAACGTGAATACGGCCGAACTGGAGAGCGCAGTATACGCTCTCTGGGGCCGCCGTCCCGTAGCTCGCACCATTCCTGTTAATATTGCAGCCCTTATCAATGTTAATGGCGTTTCGTATGCTTCTCAGGGTTCTACTACCCTCACAGCTACACCTAACGCACCAGAGATTGAGGAGGCTTACTATATCACAGGTACAGTAAATGGTTGGGATAACACAAATACCGATTATGAACTGTCGAATGGTGGTGCCGATCCTTACGAGAACTCTATCTTCACAGTGATGATTCCTGGCGAAAAGGTTACTGGCGATATCGAGTTCAAGGTTACACCAAAGTCGGGTATCGGTGGCGACTGGAGCAAGTGCCTCACCGCATCTGATAACGAGGGCGTATTTGCTACCAATAACAAGGGTGGAAACCTTAAGGTGGCTTATGTAGAGGGTGCAAAGTTCTATCGCATTACCTTTGATATGATGAACCAGGCATGGAGTAGCGAAGCTCTGAAGTTTGGTGACTACTTCTACGAGATTGGTAACGAAAGTGGTTGGGGAACTGCTCACGCACTTTATGGCGCTAATGGTGATGGTAAGTTCTTGGGATACTACTATCTGGATGGCGAGTTCAAGTTCAAGCCAAATGCCGACGACTGGAATGATGACTTGGAGTATGTAAGTGGTGATAACATGAGCGGAACTCTGCAGTCATCAGGTGGTCCTAACTGTCCTGATCCAGGTGCTGGCTTCTACCAGATTAACCTCGATGCTGCTGCCATGACGTATAGCCTTACCAAGGTTGAAGTTATCAGTATTATCGGCGACTTCAATGGTTGGGGTGCTGATGTGGATATGACCTACAACAAGGAAGCTGGCTGTTGGGAGGCTACTGCCGAGGTTAACGCCAATGGATTCAAGTTCCGCATGAACCACGACTGGGCAATCAGTTGGGGTGGCGCTAACGGCGATGGTAAGCTTTACGATAACCTGACTCAGAACAATGGTGCTAATATCGTTGTTGATGCTGCAGGTACCTATAAGTTCCAGCTCTATCTTAGCTGCGAGGGTAAGAATAAGGTTGTTATTACCAAACAGTAA
- a CDS encoding SusE domain-containing protein, translated as MKNIIKSSLLLLCSVAFLAACSDDNDSNPTLQNPSTFTLNEPGYASLIVDLATSEGIPFTWSQPDYGFPVAAEYQLQVSLDGNFTTDLADVEEGNETTANFATLASYYNVPSGSIIPDQLSNAINAMSGWDGETVPQVATVYVRATATTAGAPVIYSNVVQIKVVPNLVVAPSYKEFIYEIGNESGWGTSYAMRSPDQDGIYVSYNWLDGAFKFKPNENSWDGDWGQDPNGDFGTLVVDGEEDCNKADGSFPDNVQPAGFYKIQVSLVDMTWSITPITNVSIIGGFNDWAGDVEMTWNADEHCWETTTSAVSGEFKFRANHAWDINWGGDSFDELKQDGANLSIDAGTYKFQLYLTYDGGSKVVITAQ; from the coding sequence ATGAAGAATATCATAAAATCATCACTTCTGCTTCTCTGCAGTGTTGCTTTCTTGGCAGCCTGCTCAGACGACAACGATTCTAATCCTACGCTGCAGAATCCTTCAACGTTCACTCTGAACGAGCCAGGCTATGCATCACTAATCGTTGATTTGGCTACATCCGAGGGTATCCCCTTCACATGGTCGCAGCCTGATTATGGATTCCCTGTTGCTGCCGAATACCAGTTACAGGTATCACTCGATGGAAACTTTACCACCGACTTGGCTGATGTAGAGGAAGGCAATGAGACAACTGCCAATTTTGCTACACTTGCCAGCTATTATAATGTGCCCAGTGGTAGCATCATTCCCGATCAGCTCTCTAACGCTATCAACGCTATGAGCGGCTGGGACGGTGAGACTGTTCCTCAGGTAGCAACTGTTTATGTACGTGCTACTGCTACTACCGCAGGTGCTCCTGTTATCTACTCTAACGTAGTGCAGATTAAGGTTGTGCCTAACCTCGTGGTTGCTCCTTCTTATAAGGAATTCATTTATGAGATTGGTAACGAGAGTGGATGGGGTACTTCTTATGCTATGCGCAGTCCTGATCAGGATGGTATTTATGTATCTTACAACTGGCTCGATGGCGCCTTCAAGTTCAAGCCAAATGAGAACAGTTGGGATGGCGACTGGGGTCAGGATCCTAATGGCGACTTTGGTACTCTTGTTGTTGACGGCGAGGAAGACTGTAACAAGGCCGATGGCTCATTCCCCGATAATGTTCAGCCTGCTGGATTCTACAAGATTCAGGTAAGTCTCGTTGATATGACTTGGAGCATCACTCCTATCACAAATGTCAGCATCATTGGTGGATTCAATGATTGGGCAGGTGATGTAGAGATGACATGGAATGCCGATGAGCATTGCTGGGAGACTACTACCAGTGCTGTTTCTGGTGAGTTCAAGTTCCGTGCTAACCATGCTTGGGATATCAACTGGGGTGGTGATTCGTTCGATGAACTGAAACAGGATGGTGCAAACCTCAGTATCGATGCCGGTACCTATAAGTTCCAGCTCTATCTCACTTACGATGGTGGTTCTAAGGTTGTTATCACAGCTCAGTAA
- a CDS encoding SusC/RagA family TonB-linked outer membrane protein produces the protein MMKQVNIQFPMRMIGLILGLFLSVSAFAQIDVKGHVKDATGEPIIGATVRVDGTQAATVTDFDGNFVLKAEQGANITVSYIGYQSQTVKAAPSLVITLQDDAAVLNEVVVIGYGAVKKSDLTGSVTALKPDTKNKGLVVNAQDMMQGKIAGVNVTSGGGSPGGGATIRIRGGSSLNASNDPLIVIDGVAMDNNGVKGLSNPLSMVNPQDIESFNVLKDASATAIYGSRGSNGVIIITTKKGRKGMAPQVSYAGNVSLSAKKKTIDVMDGDEFRAFIKSAFAGKANYDEAVGVLGDANTDWQKQIYRTAISHDHNVTVAGAFNNLPYRLSLGYTDQQGILKTSDFKRYTAALNLNPSFFKDHLTLNLNAKGMWAKTQYADTEAISAAVRMDPTQSIYDTTSTDAANFGGFFQWRNPGATLNDPSWPYTHNNLSVKNPVSLLELNDDRAISRSFIGNAEADYKIHGFEDLRLHLTLGADVSEGKQWTDKPGSNPSAIYYGSHGWDRITKRNLSLSAYAQYYKDFAKLHHFDIMGGYEWQHFWRSQKNNYWGAYPSTNTVKPGEYNNWTMYSYKTENYLVSFFGRMNYIFNERYYLTATIRDDGSSRFKDHWALFPSVALAYKMSEETPLKNISWLSDLKLRLGWGKTGQQEGIGDYNYFPVYKQNSGSEGSYYDLMGDGTFVRPNAYDPNLKWETTTTYNAGIDFGFLQNRISGSVDVYHRKTTDLLNTAFVPAGSNFRNQVTTNIGSLENTGVELALSWKPVQTKDWYWTIDYNFTYNHNEITELIGGDDDYYVATGGISAGTGNNIQAHTVGKPANSFHVYQQAYDVNGNPIENQVVDRNGDGQITEDDLYYYKSPMAPVTMGLSSRVEYKNWDFGFTLRASIGNYVFNDLMAGQSNVSAGSVYYSGYMSNRPTYVVPFNYQTYDTRNILSDRWVQNGSFLKCDNITLGYSFENLFPMGSYKGVSGRVYASATNVFTITKYKGIDPEVFGGIDNNLYPRPITFQLGLNLNF, from the coding sequence ATGATGAAGCAGGTAAACATTCAATTCCCGATGAGGATGATTGGCCTTATTTTAGGTCTGTTCCTATCGGTAAGTGCCTTTGCGCAGATTGACGTAAAAGGTCATGTGAAAGATGCTACAGGCGAACCCATTATCGGCGCAACAGTACGTGTTGACGGCACACAGGCCGCCACTGTTACTGATTTCGACGGTAACTTCGTGCTGAAGGCAGAACAGGGTGCAAACATTACCGTGAGCTATATTGGCTATCAGAGCCAGACGGTAAAGGCTGCTCCCAGTTTGGTGATTACGCTCCAGGACGATGCTGCTGTTCTTAACGAGGTAGTGGTTATCGGATATGGTGCAGTAAAAAAGAGCGACCTGACTGGTTCGGTTACAGCTTTGAAGCCCGATACAAAGAACAAGGGTTTGGTTGTTAACGCTCAGGACATGATGCAAGGTAAGATTGCCGGTGTTAATGTAACAAGTGGTGGTGGTTCTCCTGGTGGTGGCGCTACCATCCGTATCCGTGGTGGTTCTTCATTGAATGCATCTAACGACCCTCTGATTGTGATCGACGGTGTGGCAATGGATAACAATGGAGTGAAGGGTCTTTCTAACCCCCTTTCAATGGTAAACCCACAGGATATCGAGTCGTTCAACGTGCTGAAGGATGCTTCAGCTACTGCTATCTATGGTAGCCGTGGTTCAAATGGTGTTATCATCATCACCACAAAGAAGGGCCGCAAGGGCATGGCTCCTCAGGTATCTTACGCAGGTAATGTTTCTCTGAGTGCTAAGAAGAAGACTATCGATGTAATGGATGGCGATGAGTTCCGTGCATTCATCAAGTCGGCATTCGCAGGTAAGGCTAACTATGATGAGGCTGTTGGCGTTCTTGGTGATGCTAACACCGACTGGCAGAAGCAGATTTATCGTACCGCAATCAGCCACGATCACAATGTAACTGTTGCTGGTGCATTCAACAATCTGCCTTATCGTTTGTCACTTGGCTATACCGATCAGCAGGGTATCCTGAAGACTTCTGACTTCAAGCGCTACACAGCTGCTTTGAACCTGAATCCTTCGTTCTTTAAGGATCACCTGACATTGAACCTGAATGCTAAGGGCATGTGGGCAAAGACTCAGTATGCCGACACCGAGGCTATTAGTGCAGCTGTTCGTATGGATCCTACCCAGAGCATCTATGATACAACATCTACAGATGCTGCTAACTTTGGTGGATTCTTCCAGTGGCGTAACCCAGGTGCTACTCTCAACGACCCATCATGGCCTTATACTCACAACAACCTCTCTGTAAAGAACCCTGTTTCTTTGCTCGAGTTGAATGACGACCGTGCTATCAGCCGCTCATTCATCGGTAATGCTGAGGCTGACTATAAGATTCATGGTTTTGAGGACCTGCGCCTCCACCTTACTTTGGGCGCCGACGTATCTGAGGGTAAGCAGTGGACAGATAAGCCAGGTTCTAACCCTTCAGCCATCTACTATGGTTCACATGGTTGGGATCGTATCACCAAACGTAACCTATCACTCTCTGCTTATGCACAGTATTATAAGGACTTTGCTAAGCTTCACCACTTCGATATCATGGGTGGTTACGAGTGGCAGCACTTCTGGCGCTCTCAGAAGAATAACTATTGGGGAGCATATCCTTCTACCAATACTGTTAAGCCAGGCGAGTATAACAACTGGACCATGTATAGCTACAAGACCGAGAACTACCTCGTATCGTTCTTCGGACGTATGAACTATATCTTCAATGAGCGTTACTATCTCACAGCAACTATTCGTGACGACGGTTCTTCACGTTTCAAGGATCACTGGGCACTCTTCCCATCAGTTGCTCTGGCTTACAAGATGAGCGAGGAGACTCCTCTTAAGAATATCAGCTGGCTTTCTGATTTGAAGCTCCGTCTTGGTTGGGGTAAGACTGGTCAGCAGGAGGGTATTGGCGACTACAACTACTTCCCTGTATATAAGCAGAACTCTGGTTCAGAGGGTAGCTACTACGATTTGATGGGCGATGGTACTTTTGTACGTCCAAATGCTTACGACCCGAACCTGAAGTGGGAGACCACAACTACTTATAATGCCGGTATCGACTTCGGATTCCTCCAGAACCGTATCAGTGGTAGTGTAGATGTTTATCATCGTAAGACCACCGATCTGTTGAACACCGCATTCGTACCCGCAGGTTCTAACTTCCGCAACCAGGTAACAACCAACATCGGTTCTCTCGAGAACACTGGTGTTGAGCTCGCTCTGAGTTGGAAGCCTGTTCAGACCAAGGATTGGTACTGGACCATCGATTACAACTTTACTTATAACCACAATGAGATTACCGAGCTGATTGGTGGCGATGACGACTATTATGTTGCTACTGGTGGTATTTCAGCAGGTACTGGTAATAATATCCAGGCTCATACTGTTGGAAAGCCAGCTAATTCGTTCCATGTTTATCAGCAGGCTTACGATGTAAATGGTAATCCTATCGAGAATCAGGTAGTTGACCGTAATGGTGACGGCCAGATTACAGAGGACGACCTCTATTACTACAAGAGCCCAATGGCTCCTGTTACAATGGGTCTGAGCTCTCGCGTAGAGTATAAGAACTGGGACTTCGGTTTCACTCTCCGTGCAAGCATTGGTAACTATGTATTCAACGACCTGATGGCTGGTCAGAGCAACGTATCAGCAGGATCTGTTTACTACTCTGGCTATATGTCAAACCGTCCTACTTATGTAGTTCCATTCAACTATCAGACCTACGACACTCGTAACATCCTCTCTGACCGTTGGGTACAGAATGGATCGTTCCTGAAGTGTGATAACATCACACTGGGTTATAGCTTCGAGAACCTCTTCCCAATGGGTAGCTATAAGGGCGTTAGCGGTCGTGTATACGCTTCGGCAACAAACGTATTCACTATCACTAAGTACAAGGGTATCGATCCTGAAGTGTTTGGAGGTATCGATAATAACCTCTATCCACGTCCTATTACTTTCCAGCTGGGTCTGAATCTGAATTTCTAA
- a CDS encoding RagB/SusD family nutrient uptake outer membrane protein has translation MKTSIKHIIPVAALLLVMGFTSCTKDLDVTPIDPNYVEPTPEQLYNKCFATMATAGNDAADGDSDVDGIDGGTSGYFRQMWNEQELTTDEVFCAWGDEGISGFCYNTYDASHPMLRGFYYRLYVAITFCNQYLQEYSSYNPQMTAEIRWLRAFHYYQLVDGWGSVPFVTSISSEKPQQASRNEIYSFIESELLDIESQLADAKAKNSSDSMWGRPDRAAAWLLLARLYLNAEVYTGTAQWAKAAEYANKVMNSAYQLNTKGVGAWTAYRMLFMGDNGETSAANEIIFPLLQDGKRTTSWGCALYLIAAPWKNNIMFEHPTDLTQTNGTTAGWEGHRARPELVKKFFPNGDAPTDVRSYDMVTAAGDDRALFNSVQRILDIDDVSVFENGFGYTKFTNFKTDGSAGHDPQHPDMDVPLMRKAEAYLIYAEATARQGGGNATSDGVTALNTLRTRAHASAKSSFTLNEICDEWSREFYAEGLRRTTLIRFGKFGGNTDYQWQWKGGSHDGRNFAATRNLFPIPTTDLVANENLTQNPGY, from the coding sequence ATGAAAACATCAATTAAACATATAATTCCAGTAGCAGCATTGCTGCTCGTGATGGGATTCACATCCTGCACCAAAGATTTGGATGTAACGCCTATCGACCCGAACTATGTGGAGCCAACCCCAGAGCAGCTTTATAACAAGTGCTTTGCCACCATGGCAACAGCCGGTAACGATGCTGCTGATGGCGATAGCGACGTAGATGGTATCGATGGTGGTACTTCTGGTTACTTCCGCCAGATGTGGAATGAACAGGAGCTCACTACCGACGAGGTGTTCTGTGCTTGGGGTGATGAGGGTATCTCTGGTTTCTGCTATAATACCTACGACGCTTCTCACCCAATGCTGCGTGGTTTCTACTATCGTCTTTATGTAGCTATCACTTTCTGTAATCAGTATCTGCAGGAGTATAGCAGTTACAATCCTCAGATGACAGCCGAGATCCGTTGGCTGCGTGCTTTCCACTATTATCAGCTGGTTGACGGTTGGGGAAGTGTTCCTTTCGTAACTTCTATCAGTTCTGAGAAGCCTCAGCAGGCCAGTCGTAATGAGATTTATAGCTTCATCGAGAGTGAACTGCTTGATATCGAGAGCCAGTTGGCCGATGCAAAAGCTAAGAACTCAAGCGATTCTATGTGGGGTCGTCCCGACCGTGCTGCTGCTTGGTTGCTGTTGGCTCGTCTGTACCTGAATGCCGAGGTTTATACAGGTACTGCTCAGTGGGCTAAGGCTGCCGAATATGCTAATAAGGTAATGAATTCGGCTTATCAGCTGAATACAAAAGGTGTTGGTGCTTGGACTGCTTACCGTATGCTGTTTATGGGCGACAATGGTGAGACAAGTGCTGCTAACGAGATTATCTTCCCACTGCTTCAGGATGGTAAGCGCACCACTTCATGGGGTTGTGCACTCTATCTAATTGCAGCTCCTTGGAAGAATAATATTATGTTTGAGCATCCTACCGATCTTACACAGACCAATGGTACAACAGCTGGTTGGGAGGGACATCGTGCTCGTCCTGAGTTGGTTAAGAAATTCTTCCCCAATGGTGATGCACCAACCGATGTTCGTAGCTACGATATGGTTACAGCTGCAGGCGACGATCGTGCTCTGTTCAACAGTGTTCAGCGAATTTTGGACATCGACGATGTAAGCGTCTTCGAGAATGGCTTTGGCTATACTAAGTTTACCAATTTCAAGACCGATGGTTCTGCAGGTCACGATCCTCAGCACCCCGATATGGATGTTCCTCTGATGCGTAAGGCCGAGGCTTACCTGATTTATGCTGAGGCAACAGCTCGCCAGGGTGGTGGTAATGCTACATCTGATGGTGTAACAGCTCTGAATACACTTCGTACCCGTGCACACGCTTCGGCTAAGAGCAGCTTTACACTGAATGAGATTTGCGACGAGTGGAGCCGTGAGTTCTACGCTGAGGGTCTGCGCCGTACTACACTTATCCGCTTCGGTAAGTTCGGTGGTAATACCGATTATCAGTGGCAGTGGAAGGGTGGTTCACACGATGGACGTAACTTCGCAGCTACCCGCAACCTCTTCCCGATTCCAACCACAGACCTCGTGGCTAACGAGAATCTGACTCAGAATCCTGGTTACTAA
- a CDS encoding alpha/beta hydrolase family protein, with protein sequence MAFCCLNASAQKREKFEFMRNLPVYADSLIAHFDYPLAWENSGIKKFGKWKKIARQKVFDCMLMPPPPPADGYQTKVLFEEQRDGYKAQKIEIRLSQYYTVPAYVLIPDGKGPFPAINLLHDHGAHLYIGKEKMIRPLSCEDKAVVKDAEEWLAGYEGQFFGDYLARQGYVVFSADAPMWGERGQKEGPRRDRYDMIAGNMMLYGIDLSAWMTYDDIAGTEFLAQMPEVDASRIGCTGWSMGAYRAWMLAALSDRIKVSASVCWMVTADEQLSFKYDRTENGGFANCFPGLRRWMDYPHVASIACPKPMLFINGKQDKLFPVAGVEKAFAIMHNTWKSQGADDKLETELWDIPHSCGLKAQQRVLEFFKKHL encoded by the coding sequence ATGGCGTTCTGCTGTCTTAATGCTTCAGCGCAGAAACGCGAAAAATTCGAGTTTATGCGTAATCTGCCTGTGTATGCCGACTCGCTAATTGCCCATTTCGATTATCCCTTGGCTTGGGAGAATAGTGGCATCAAGAAGTTTGGGAAGTGGAAGAAGATTGCACGCCAGAAGGTGTTTGACTGCATGCTGATGCCACCGCCACCACCAGCCGATGGGTATCAGACGAAGGTTCTATTCGAGGAACAGCGCGATGGTTATAAGGCGCAGAAGATTGAGATTCGCTTGTCGCAGTACTATACCGTACCTGCCTATGTGCTCATCCCCGATGGCAAAGGCCCATTTCCTGCCATCAATCTGTTGCACGATCATGGTGCCCATTTATATATAGGTAAGGAGAAGATGATACGTCCGCTATCCTGTGAGGATAAAGCGGTAGTGAAAGATGCTGAGGAGTGGCTGGCTGGTTACGAAGGCCAGTTCTTTGGCGATTATCTGGCCAGGCAGGGCTATGTGGTATTCTCTGCCGATGCCCCGATGTGGGGAGAACGTGGACAGAAAGAAGGACCGCGCCGCGACCGATACGATATGATAGCTGGCAATATGATGCTGTATGGCATCGACCTTTCGGCCTGGATGACTTACGACGATATCGCTGGTACCGAGTTCTTAGCGCAGATGCCTGAGGTTGATGCCTCGAGGATTGGTTGCACAGGCTGGTCGATGGGTGCCTATCGTGCCTGGATGCTGGCTGCACTCAGCGACCGCATCAAAGTTAGCGCCTCGGTATGCTGGATGGTTACAGCCGATGAACAGCTGTCGTTTAAGTACGACCGTACCGAGAATGGTGGCTTTGCCAACTGCTTCCCTGGTCTGCGCCGCTGGATGGATTATCCCCATGTGGCTAGTATCGCTTGCCCTAAACCTATGCTCTTTATCAATGGTAAACAGGATAAACTGTTCCCTGTGGCTGGTGTCGAAAAGGCTTTTGCCATCATGCACAACACCTGGAAAAGTCAGGGTGCCGACGATAAATTGGAAACTGAACTTTGGGATATCCCCCACAGCTGTGGTCTGAAAGCACAGCAGCGTGTGCTCGAATTCTTCAAGAAACACTTATAA